In a single window of the Mucilaginibacter defluvii genome:
- a CDS encoding TraR/DksA family transcriptional regulator, whose product MANETTKTRYSDAELQEFKEIILEKMRTAKEELNALASSLSSPNANGTDDTAGTYKTLEDGSATLEKEQINQLAARQKKFIEQLDAALVRIENKTYGVCRETGKLIQKERLRAVPHTTLSMEAKLRQN is encoded by the coding sequence ATGGCAAACGAAACCACAAAGACCAGATATTCTGACGCGGAACTACAGGAATTCAAAGAGATTATACTTGAAAAAATGCGTACCGCTAAGGAAGAGCTTAACGCCCTTGCTTCATCATTAAGTTCTCCAAACGCTAACGGTACTGATGACACTGCAGGTACTTACAAAACTTTAGAAGATGGCTCGGCTACTTTAGAAAAAGAGCAGATAAACCAGCTTGCTGCAAGGCAAAAAAAGTTTATTGAGCAGCTTGATGCCGCACTGGTACGTATTGAAAACAAAACTTACGGTGTTTGCCGCGAAACCGGCAAGCTGATTCAGAAAGAGCGTTTGCGCGCTGTGCCGCATACAACGCTTAGCATGGAAGCTAAACTTCGACAGAATTAA
- a CDS encoding lipoprotein signal peptidase yields the protein MKASYVKPFLVATLVVLADQAIKIWVKTNMYIGEEIHFLGDRGMLRFIENNGMAFGMELGGEMGKLALTLFRIVAVIAIGYGLVYLIKHKNHRGLIMNVALILAGALGNIIDCVFYGKVFNYAPWFHGRVVDMFYFPLIRGNFPQWFPVWGGEDFEFFRPIFNLADAAISVGVIMILIFQKRYFKQETPEPVSTNSEVVEE from the coding sequence ATGAAGGCATCGTACGTTAAACCTTTCCTTGTTGCCACGTTAGTGGTATTGGCCGACCAGGCAATCAAGATCTGGGTGAAGACCAATATGTACATTGGCGAGGAGATTCACTTTTTAGGTGACCGGGGCATGCTGCGCTTTATCGAAAATAACGGTATGGCGTTTGGCATGGAGCTGGGTGGAGAAATGGGTAAGCTTGCTTTAACCCTCTTCCGTATTGTAGCGGTTATAGCCATCGGTTACGGCTTGGTATATTTAATTAAGCATAAAAACCACCGCGGCCTTATTATGAATGTGGCCCTGATATTAGCCGGCGCACTGGGTAATATTATCGACTGTGTTTTTTACGGCAAGGTTTTTAATTATGCCCCCTGGTTTCACGGCCGTGTGGTTGACATGTTCTATTTCCCTTTAATCAGGGGTAACTTTCCGCAGTGGTTCCCGGTATGGGGTGGTGAGGACTTTGAGTTCTTCCGCCCGATATTTAACCTTGCCGATGCTGCAATATCAGTAGGTGTTATTATGATTCTGATATTCCAAAAGCGTTATTTTAAACAGGAAACGCCCGAACCGGTGAGCACTAACAGCGAAGTTGTAGAGGAGTAA
- the ileS gene encoding isoleucine--tRNA ligase: MYNEYKQLNLSETGKQILEFWKENNIFEKSISSRPADNPYTFYEGPPSANGMPGIHHVMARSIKDIFCRYKTLKGYRVERKGGWDTHGLPIELAVEKSLGITKDDIGKSISVEDYNEACRKEVMRYTDIWNDLTLKMGYWVDLNDPYITYKNEYIESLWWILKQLYNKGWLYKGYTVQPYSPKSGTGLSSHELNQPGTYKMVKDTTITAQFFLKNDQQHPLMSSLFSKPGEETAILAWTTTPWTLPSNCALAVGEDIEYVKIATLNPYTFKPVSVVLAKALVSKYFKPEGENASFDDYKEGDKVIPWSFETSFKGSDLIGLRYHQLMPYVTNADLEQNAFRVIPADFVTTGDGTGIVHTASVFGADDFRACKENNVPSVMVLDETGKEVPLVNKQGRFVDEVTDFAGRYVKEEYYSKEEREEPGFKPTDVLISIKLKEDNKAFNVQKYEHSYPHSWRTDEPILYYPLDSWFIKTTAVKDKLVGLNKTINWKPESTGTGRFGNWLENLVDWNLSRSRYWGTPLPIWREENGSEEKCIGSIEELNQEIERSIAAGHMPQGFKLDDMHRPYVDDVVLTSSTGNKMLREPDLIDVWFDSGAMPYAQWHFPFENKDEFKNAYPADFIAEGVDQTRGWFFTLHAIAVMLSESSDEIKAINEAVGNAGIAFKNVVSNGLVLDKNGNKMSKRLGNATDPFETIEKYSADATRWYMISNASPWDNLKFNIEGLDEVRRKFFGTLYNTYSFFALYANIDKFTYSEPEIALSERPEIDRWIISLLNTLTKEVDEFYADFEPTRATRAIQDFVDAHFSNWYIRLSRRRFWKSENSEDKLSAYQTLYTCLVTIAKLISPVAPFFAERLYNDLNKVTGKEQFESVHLAYFPEYNAKLVNKELEERMQLAQDVSSLVLSLRKKISINVRQPLSKILLPILDRNFEHQVEQVKELILSETNIKNIEYITDAAGFIKKKIKPNFKALGPKAGKHMKAVADAIVNLDQQALAKFEQEGKTTFEINGSVFEIAVTDVEIIAEDVPGWQVANLGKLTVALDVTVTDELKKEGISRELINRIQNLRKSKDFEVTDKINVRIKTDSTALTDAVNANMAYIKAEILADTIVFDNELSEGELTTIDENELLISISKI; the protein is encoded by the coding sequence TACCCATGGCCTTCCTATCGAGCTGGCGGTTGAAAAATCATTGGGCATCACTAAAGATGATATTGGCAAAAGTATTTCGGTAGAGGATTACAACGAGGCCTGCCGTAAGGAAGTGATGCGTTATACCGACATTTGGAACGACCTTACTCTTAAAATGGGTTATTGGGTAGATCTGAATGACCCCTACATCACCTATAAAAACGAGTATATAGAATCGTTATGGTGGATACTGAAGCAGCTGTACAATAAAGGCTGGTTGTATAAAGGTTATACCGTGCAGCCATATTCACCAAAATCGGGCACCGGCTTGAGCTCGCATGAGCTGAACCAGCCGGGTACCTATAAAATGGTGAAAGATACCACCATCACCGCTCAGTTTTTTCTGAAGAATGATCAGCAGCATCCGCTGATGTCGTCACTATTCAGCAAGCCGGGTGAAGAAACCGCTATTTTAGCCTGGACGACTACACCATGGACGCTTCCATCAAACTGCGCCCTGGCTGTTGGCGAGGATATTGAATATGTAAAGATCGCTACTTTAAACCCTTATACCTTTAAACCGGTAAGCGTGGTGCTGGCCAAGGCTTTGGTAAGCAAATATTTTAAGCCGGAAGGAGAGAACGCCTCTTTTGACGATTATAAAGAAGGCGACAAGGTAATTCCGTGGAGTTTTGAAACTTCGTTTAAAGGTTCTGATCTTATCGGCCTGCGCTATCACCAGTTGATGCCGTATGTAACCAATGCCGACCTGGAGCAGAACGCTTTCCGCGTTATTCCGGCTGATTTTGTAACTACAGGTGATGGTACCGGTATTGTGCACACCGCATCAGTATTTGGTGCGGATGACTTCAGGGCCTGTAAAGAGAATAATGTACCATCAGTAATGGTGCTGGATGAAACAGGCAAGGAAGTACCGCTGGTAAACAAGCAAGGCCGCTTTGTTGATGAAGTGACTGACTTTGCCGGCCGATATGTAAAAGAAGAATACTACAGCAAGGAAGAGCGCGAGGAGCCAGGATTTAAACCGACTGACGTGCTTATATCCATCAAGCTGAAAGAAGATAACAAGGCGTTCAACGTACAGAAATATGAGCACAGCTATCCGCACTCGTGGCGTACGGACGAACCGATTTTGTATTACCCATTAGACAGCTGGTTTATTAAAACCACCGCCGTTAAGGATAAACTGGTTGGCCTGAACAAAACCATCAACTGGAAGCCGGAATCAACCGGTACCGGGCGTTTTGGCAACTGGCTGGAAAACCTGGTAGACTGGAACCTTTCGCGTTCGCGTTACTGGGGTACTCCGCTGCCTATATGGCGCGAAGAGAACGGCAGCGAAGAAAAATGCATCGGCTCGATAGAGGAACTAAACCAGGAAATAGAAAGATCTATCGCTGCGGGGCACATGCCTCAAGGCTTTAAGCTGGATGATATGCACCGCCCTTATGTTGACGATGTGGTATTAACGTCATCAACCGGTAACAAAATGCTGCGCGAGCCGGATCTGATTGATGTTTGGTTTGACTCAGGCGCTATGCCTTACGCGCAATGGCATTTTCCGTTCGAGAATAAGGACGAGTTTAAAAACGCTTATCCGGCTGATTTTATAGCCGAAGGTGTTGACCAAACCCGCGGCTGGTTCTTTACCCTGCATGCCATAGCGGTAATGCTAAGCGAAAGCAGCGACGAGATCAAAGCCATAAACGAGGCGGTTGGCAATGCAGGTATCGCGTTTAAAAACGTTGTATCAAACGGTTTGGTGCTCGATAAGAATGGCAACAAAATGTCAAAGCGTTTAGGTAATGCTACCGACCCTTTCGAAACAATTGAAAAATACAGTGCCGATGCCACCCGCTGGTACATGATCAGCAATGCATCGCCCTGGGATAACCTGAAGTTTAACATTGAGGGTTTGGATGAGGTGCGCCGTAAATTCTTCGGTACGTTATACAACACTTATTCATTCTTCGCGCTGTATGCCAACATAGATAAGTTTACTTACAGTGAGCCTGAAATAGCATTAAGCGAAAGGCCGGAGATTGACCGCTGGATCATATCGCTATTAAATACCTTAACCAAAGAGGTTGATGAGTTTTATGCTGACTTTGAGCCCACCCGTGCTACACGTGCCATACAGGATTTTGTTGACGCGCATTTTAGCAACTGGTACATCCGTTTAAGCCGCAGGCGTTTCTGGAAATCAGAAAACTCTGAGGATAAATTATCGGCCTACCAAACGCTTTACACTTGCCTGGTAACCATAGCCAAACTGATATCGCCGGTAGCGCCGTTCTTTGCGGAGCGTTTGTATAACGATTTGAACAAGGTTACCGGTAAAGAGCAATTTGAATCGGTGCACCTGGCTTATTTTCCTGAATACAACGCCAAGCTGGTGAACAAGGAGCTGGAAGAACGCATGCAGCTGGCGCAGGATGTATCATCGCTGGTACTGTCGTTGCGTAAAAAGATCAGCATTAACGTGCGCCAACCTTTGAGCAAGATATTATTGCCGATACTGGACAGGAACTTTGAGCATCAGGTAGAGCAGGTTAAAGAGCTGATACTTTCTGAGACGAATATCAAAAATATTGAATATATTACCGACGCTGCCGGGTTTATTAAAAAGAAGATAAAGCCTAACTTTAAAGCATTAGGCCCTAAAGCGGGTAAACACATGAAAGCCGTTGCCGATGCAATTGTTAACCTGGATCAGCAGGCGTTGGCGAAGTTTGAACAGGAAGGCAAAACAACTTTTGAGATCAACGGTTCGGTTTTTGAGATCGCGGTAACCGATGTTGAGATCATTGCCGAGGACGTACCGGGCTGGCAGGTTGCAAATTTAGGCAAACTAACCGTTGCTTTAGATGTTACAGTGACTGACGAACTGAAGAAGGAAGGTATATCGCGCGAGCTGATAAACCGGATCCAAAACCTCCGCAAGAGCAAGGATTTTGAAGTGACCGATAAAATTAACGTGCGCATCAAGACTGACAGTACCGCGCTTACCGATGCCGTGAACGCTAATATGGCGTACATAAAGGCCGAGATACTTGCTGATACCATTGTGTTTGACAATGAGCTGAGCGAAGGGGAGTTGACAACTATTGACGAAAACGAATTATTGATTTCTATAAGTAAAATATAA